A region from the Thermomicrobiales bacterium genome encodes:
- a CDS encoding ABC transporter permease, whose protein sequence is MIAFIVRRVVIMIPVLFALTLFTFLLVRLVPGNPASTMLGPRATPEAIAAIEESLGLDEPLLVQYGFFMRQLVLHGDMGESIRKHEPVSTVIADRIGATLFLSVYSMVLAVLITVPLATVAALNKERWPDQLVRIFTLCALAMPAYWVGMMLLQLLSVKYQIFPVAGYGDGFFGHLYHLFLPALSLALAIAALTIRSLRSSILDTLGSDYVRTARAKGLSSRSVFTWHVMRNSSLSSITLLGLIFVFVIGGTTIMETIFSIPGIGQLIVRGIFDRDYPVIQGVTLVIGVIVLVTSLVVDILYAALDPRVKLS, encoded by the coding sequence ATGATTGCGTTCATCGTCCGGCGGGTGGTCATTATGATCCCCGTGCTGTTTGCGCTGACTCTGTTCACCTTCTTGCTGGTGCGGCTCGTTCCGGGGAATCCCGCATCGACAATGCTCGGTCCGCGCGCGACACCGGAGGCGATTGCCGCGATCGAAGAATCACTTGGGCTGGATGAGCCGCTGCTGGTGCAGTACGGCTTCTTCATGCGGCAACTGGTGTTGCATGGAGACATGGGGGAATCGATCCGGAAGCATGAGCCAGTCTCTACCGTGATCGCCGACCGCATTGGCGCTACGCTGTTTCTGTCTGTCTATTCGATGGTGTTGGCGGTGCTCATCACGGTGCCCCTTGCCACGGTAGCGGCGCTCAATAAGGAGCGCTGGCCCGATCAGCTCGTGCGCATCTTCACTCTTTGCGCGCTTGCAATGCCGGCCTATTGGGTCGGCATGATGCTGTTGCAGCTGCTTTCGGTGAAGTACCAAATTTTTCCCGTGGCTGGATATGGAGACGGCTTCTTCGGCCATCTCTACCATCTCTTTCTTCCGGCCCTCTCCTTGGCGCTGGCGATCGCCGCGCTGACGATCCGAAGCTTGCGGTCGAGCATTCTGGACACGCTTGGAAGTGACTACGTGCGTACGGCCCGCGCAAAGGGGCTTTCCAGCCGGAGCGTGTTCACCTGGCATGTCATGCGCAACTCGTCGCTCTCCTCGATCACGCTGCTCGGCCTGATCTTCGTTTTCGTGATTGGGGGCACCACCATCATGGAAACGATTTTTTCCATTCCGGGCATCGGGCAACTGATCGTGCGCGGCATCTTCGACCGTGACTATCCAGTTATTCAGGGCGTCACGCTGGTGATTGGCGTCATCGTGCTGGTCACAAGTCTGGTGGTGGACATTCTCTATGCGGCGCTCGATCCCCGTGTGAAGCTCTCATGA
- a CDS encoding ABC transporter permease yields the protein MLTFVIVGPLVSPYSPTDPAFDQPTFASPSLAHPLGTDNFGRDNATRLAYGGRTDFVIATMGTLVTVVVGLLVGLIAGFSGGKIDSLLMRLVDFTLALPYLVLVIGIIAVLGTTPTDVPGLGPLPVNVIFAIWLIGWVTYARLVRGEVLVAKNMEYVDAARVCGASTTRLILRHITPNVMAIVIIYAMADIVLNILLLSSLSFLGLGQQPPYPEWGLMVSEARDFFLRDWRLMTYPGIAVLITGAAFGLIGDGLTQALRPKG from the coding sequence ATGCTGACTTTCGTCATTGTCGGTCCGCTCGTAAGCCCGTACAGCCCTACGGATCCCGCGTTCGATCAACCGACGTTCGCCAGTCCGAGCCTGGCGCACCCGCTGGGAACGGACAATTTTGGGCGGGACAATGCGACGCGATTGGCATACGGCGGGCGGACAGACTTTGTGATCGCCACAATGGGAACGCTGGTTACGGTAGTCGTTGGATTACTGGTGGGACTGATCGCAGGTTTTAGTGGCGGCAAGATCGACTCGCTGCTGATGCGGCTGGTCGATTTCACGTTAGCGTTGCCATATTTGGTGTTGGTCATCGGTATTATTGCGGTCCTGGGGACAACGCCAACCGATGTGCCTGGCCTGGGACCGCTGCCCGTAAATGTCATTTTCGCGATCTGGTTGATCGGTTGGGTGACCTATGCACGGCTGGTGCGTGGCGAAGTGCTGGTAGCCAAGAATATGGAGTACGTTGACGCTGCACGGGTCTGCGGCGCCAGCACCACGCGATTGATTCTGCGGCACATCACCCCGAACGTTATGGCCATCGTCATCATCTATGCCATGGCCGACATCGTGCTGAACATCCTGCTGCTTTCGTCGCTTTCATTCCTCGGCCTTGGGCAGCAGCCACCCTATCCGGAATGGGGTCTCATGGTTTCCGAAGCTCGTGACTTTTTCCTGCGCGACTGGCGGCTCATGACCTATCCGGGAATTGCGGTGCTCATCACTGGCGCCGCCTTTGGCTTGATTGGCGACGGGTTGACCCAGGCGTTGCGGCCGAAGGGATAG
- a CDS encoding CocE/NonD family hydrolase yields the protein MSAEPRQTLHERFVANLTRETTDPWTKFETGIPMRDGIELAADVYLPKGQSGPFPTIVELTPYDKSGAFMIDDVGLFTRNGYAIVVVDLRGRGKSEGEWSPPLFDAPDSHDAVEWAAVQPWSTGKVGMTGLSYMGWVQWAAASEHPPHLAAMISTSAAGRWQQEIPYTDGCLQLYFGWWAYMVRRRITEFHGLETNDWEEILRWLPIEKIGEFINPAGPLWENMVGRDRLDDFWRAVRYDDQYDTFDIPVLHVTGWYDLEDLLGAFHHYEHMMAASPAKASQRLIVGPWSHVNSRMPHHSYAGDFLSDDAALDMDAEHVRWMDYWLKDEQNGALDTAPVRIYEPGSNRWREEQSWPLSTKEETFYLSFDGAAGSLASEEPPDDSPAQSYRYDPLDPVPTQIDIRKYPVEHVPLDQTGNEARSDVISYTSEVLTEPITISGWAHLKLNAASDCDDTDFHVKITDVRPDGRSMKVTQGCKRASYRNSLSEPTAIVPNEPFEIDIELWPTHHAFLPGHQIRVTVTSSDFPWFARNLNQFGHIRYQSEPKIATNTILPGSRIVLPVE from the coding sequence ATGAGCGCTGAACCCAGGCAAACCCTGCACGAGCGATTTGTCGCAAATCTGACTCGCGAAACAACCGATCCCTGGACGAAGTTCGAAACTGGCATCCCCATGCGGGATGGAATCGAGCTCGCTGCCGACGTTTACCTTCCCAAGGGGCAGTCCGGACCGTTCCCGACAATCGTGGAACTCACGCCGTATGACAAGTCTGGCGCGTTCATGATCGATGATGTCGGGCTTTTCACCCGCAACGGATATGCCATCGTGGTCGTCGATCTGCGCGGCCGCGGCAAATCCGAAGGCGAATGGAGCCCCCCGCTCTTCGATGCGCCAGACAGCCACGATGCGGTCGAGTGGGCTGCGGTGCAACCCTGGAGCACCGGCAAAGTCGGCATGACGGGACTCTCGTATATGGGCTGGGTGCAGTGGGCCGCTGCATCGGAACATCCGCCTCATCTGGCGGCCATGATTTCCACGTCCGCCGCGGGACGCTGGCAACAGGAGATTCCCTACACCGATGGCTGCCTGCAGCTTTATTTCGGTTGGTGGGCATACATGGTTCGGCGGCGCATCACGGAGTTTCATGGGCTGGAAACAAACGACTGGGAAGAGATTCTGCGTTGGCTGCCCATCGAGAAGATCGGCGAATTCATCAATCCCGCCGGTCCGCTCTGGGAGAACATGGTCGGACGCGACAGGCTTGACGACTTCTGGCGCGCAGTGCGTTATGACGACCAGTACGACACCTTCGATATCCCTGTGCTCCACGTCACCGGGTGGTACGACCTGGAGGACCTCCTGGGGGCCTTCCACCATTACGAGCACATGATGGCTGCCTCGCCTGCCAAGGCAAGCCAGCGACTGATCGTCGGCCCGTGGAGTCATGTCAACTCCCGGATGCCGCATCACAGCTACGCCGGCGACTTCCTCTCCGACGACGCCGCGCTCGACATGGACGCCGAACATGTCCGTTGGATGGACTATTGGCTAAAGGATGAACAGAACGGCGCGCTCGACACAGCTCCGGTGCGGATCTACGAACCAGGATCGAACCGCTGGCGAGAGGAGCAATCGTGGCCGCTCTCGACGAAGGAGGAGACCTTCTATCTCAGTTTCGACGGCGCGGCTGGCTCTCTTGCATCGGAAGAACCGCCGGACGATTCTCCTGCCCAGTCCTATCGTTACGACCCACTCGATCCCGTGCCGACGCAGATCGATATTCGGAAGTACCCGGTCGAGCATGTCCCGCTCGATCAAACCGGCAACGAAGCCCGTTCCGATGTCATCAGCTACACGTCCGAAGTGCTAACCGAACCGATCACAATTTCTGGTTGGGCGCATCTGAAGCTGAATGCTGCCAGTGACTGCGACGATACCGACTTTCATGTGAAGATCACTGACGTCCGCCCAGATGGCCGTTCGATGAAAGTGACCCAGGGATGCAAGCGCGCGTCGTATCGCAATTCGCTTTCCGAGCCAACCGCGATCGTCCCGAACGAACCGTTCGAGATCGATATCGAGCTCTGGCCAACGCACCACGCATTTCTGCCAGGCCACCAGATCCGCGTCACCGTCACCAGTAGCGACTTCCCCTGGTTCGCGCGCAACCTGAATCAATTCGGTCACATTCGCTATCAGAGTGAACCGAAGATCGCCACGAACACGATCCTGCCGGGCAGCCGGATCGTCCTGCCAGTAGAGTAG
- a CDS encoding serine hydrolase domain-containing protein gives MLEQMEKWNVPGVAVGIFDGDDVEFSGFGITNIETGQPVAPETLFQIGSISKIFTATLAMTLVDDGLLDLDIPIVTYVPELVLADSAARESITARQLLTHTAGFYGDRFDDQGTGDDALQKAVCAFGDLPQQTAPGELYTYCNAGIDLVGRAIENILGQPFESAMKERVFERLGLERSTYFAAEAIRHSVAVGHEVGGEDGLIVSDPWPIPRRSNAAGGVTSNVPELIRFAVMHLRNGAVGDKRVISEESAMAMRTVQAKADYTHDRGLAWVIHDIGNLQVVEHAGATNGFLSRMVLVPDQNYAIAVLTNGEYGASVHGAIIAKALETRFGTHEAGRARVSLSPEQLDLFAGTFTHQLADSVITRDETGLVMKRIGHNPFSGESKDLGDYRLSPLSETVFIVDDGALEGSIGELFFNGDGTVRFLRLGGRLGYPV, from the coding sequence GTGCTCGAACAAATGGAAAAGTGGAATGTGCCCGGTGTGGCTGTCGGAATCTTCGATGGCGATGATGTCGAATTTTCTGGATTCGGCATCACCAATATCGAGACCGGCCAACCGGTGGCCCCGGAGACGCTTTTTCAGATCGGCTCCATCAGCAAGATCTTCACCGCTACGCTCGCAATGACCCTGGTGGACGACGGTCTGCTCGATCTCGACATCCCGATCGTTACCTATGTGCCCGAGCTCGTTCTGGCGGACAGCGCGGCGCGGGAATCGATCACGGCACGGCAGCTGTTGACGCATACTGCCGGGTTCTATGGCGACCGGTTCGACGATCAGGGAACCGGTGACGATGCGCTGCAGAAAGCGGTTTGCGCCTTCGGCGACCTCCCGCAGCAGACCGCGCCGGGTGAGCTTTACACCTATTGCAATGCCGGGATCGACCTCGTCGGCCGCGCGATCGAAAACATCCTTGGGCAGCCGTTCGAATCCGCCATGAAGGAGCGTGTCTTCGAGCGGCTGGGACTGGAGCGCTCGACCTATTTCGCGGCGGAGGCGATTCGCCATTCGGTGGCCGTGGGACATGAGGTCGGGGGAGAGGATGGTCTCATCGTCAGCGACCCCTGGCCGATTCCGCGCCGCTCGAATGCCGCTGGCGGGGTGACCTCTAACGTGCCCGAACTCATTCGGTTTGCCGTCATGCATCTGCGAAATGGCGCGGTGGGCGACAAGCGGGTGATTTCCGAAGAAAGCGCCATGGCCATGCGCACGGTGCAAGCCAAAGCGGACTACACCCACGACCGGGGTTTGGCCTGGGTGATTCATGACATTGGCAATCTGCAGGTCGTCGAGCATGCCGGGGCCACCAACGGGTTCCTGTCGCGGATGGTGCTGGTTCCCGACCAGAACTACGCCATTGCTGTGCTGACCAATGGGGAATACGGAGCATCGGTGCACGGAGCGATCATCGCGAAGGCGCTGGAAACCCGCTTCGGAACCCACGAGGCCGGGCGGGCGCGGGTGTCACTTTCCCCGGAGCAATTGGATCTCTTTGCCGGAACCTTCACGCACCAGTTGGCCGATTCGGTGATCACCCGCGACGAAACCGGATTGGTCATGAAGCGCATCGGGCACAACCCGTTCTCCGGTGAGTCGAAAGACCTCGGCGACTATCGCCTCAGCCCGCTTTCCGAGACCGTTTTCATCGTCGACGACGGCGCATTGGAGGGCAGCATCGGCGAGCTGTTCTTCAACGGCGATGGCACCGTCCGTTTCCTGCGCCTCGGCGGCCGCCTGGGGTATCCGGTATAG
- a CDS encoding serine hydrolase domain-containing protein, which produces MPFAGTLEPLVYEQIDRWKVPGVAIGILHEGEREYLGYGITSMETLEPVAPETLFQIGSVSKVFTATLVLQLCDQGLLDLDAPVLRYVPELGLSDPAARATLTLRHLLTHRGGFYGDRFDDHGDGDDALELAVRAFHDLPQHAAPGELWAYSNAGFDLAGRAVENVLGMSFEAAMKERIFLPLGMERATFFANEAVLHSVSVGHLDAGPNQLRIAVPFQIPRRANPAGGIIATVAELIRFAEMHIGDGRYGDVQILKPETARMMRELHTEADFTRRWGLGWSLREIDCVRAVEHTGATNGFMGRLCVIPERKFALAIVTNGETGGSLHSAIYAHILQQVVGFRRNPPAPVRLTSEQMARFEGHYFTGLADILIELDGGELVMHRMNIDPFTREITERPPARLSPVSETIFAIEEGPLSGGFGELILNPDGSVRFLRAGGRLGIVVPDAFEIPDY; this is translated from the coding sequence ATGCCGTTCGCAGGCACGCTGGAACCGCTGGTATACGAACAGATCGACCGCTGGAAAGTGCCTGGTGTCGCGATCGGCATCCTTCATGAGGGTGAGCGCGAGTACCTTGGGTACGGCATCACCAGCATGGAAACGCTCGAGCCGGTCGCGCCCGAAACGCTGTTTCAAATCGGCTCGGTCAGCAAAGTCTTCACCGCCACACTGGTGCTTCAGCTTTGCGACCAGGGGCTGCTCGATCTCGATGCCCCGGTGCTGCGGTATGTGCCGGAACTGGGGCTTTCCGATCCGGCCGCACGCGCCACGTTGACGTTGCGCCACCTGCTCACCCATCGGGGTGGGTTCTACGGCGATCGGTTCGACGACCATGGCGACGGCGACGATGCGCTGGAGCTGGCGGTACGGGCGTTTCACGATCTGCCGCAACATGCCGCGCCGGGCGAGCTTTGGGCGTATAGCAATGCCGGGTTCGACCTGGCTGGCCGCGCGGTCGAGAACGTGTTGGGCATGAGCTTCGAAGCGGCCATGAAGGAGCGCATCTTTCTGCCGCTGGGAATGGAACGCGCGACATTCTTTGCCAACGAAGCGGTGTTGCATTCGGTGTCGGTCGGGCATCTCGATGCGGGACCGAATCAACTGCGCATTGCCGTGCCATTTCAGATTCCGCGGCGCGCGAATCCTGCCGGCGGCATCATCGCCACCGTGGCGGAGCTGATTCGATTCGCGGAAATGCACATCGGCGACGGTCGCTATGGCGATGTCCAGATCCTGAAACCCGAAACCGCCCGCATGATGCGCGAGCTCCATACGGAAGCCGATTTCACCCGACGATGGGGGTTGGGCTGGTCGCTGCGGGAGATCGATTGCGTGCGCGCGGTCGAGCACACTGGCGCCACCAACGGGTTCATGGGGCGCTTGTGCGTGATTCCGGAACGGAAGTTCGCGCTGGCGATCGTGACCAATGGGGAAACCGGCGGGTCGCTGCACTCCGCCATTTACGCCCATATCTTGCAGCAGGTGGTTGGGTTCCGGCGCAATCCCCCCGCGCCGGTGCGCTTGACGTCCGAGCAGATGGCTCGGTTCGAAGGACACTACTTCACTGGTCTGGCGGACATCCTGATCGAGCTGGACGGGGGCGAGCTGGTCATGCATCGCATGAACATCGACCCGTTCACCCGGGAGATCACCGAGCGGCCGCCCGCGCGGCTCTCTCCGGTCTCCGAAACCATCTTCGCCATCGAGGAGGGACCGCTTTCGGGCGGATTCGGGGAGTTGATCCTGAATCCGGACGGATCGGTGCGCTTCCTTCGCGCCGGCGGCCGGTTGGGCATCGTGGTTCCAGACGCCTTCGAGATTCCTGACTACTGA
- a CDS encoding FadR/GntR family transcriptional regulator, translating to MSFSAVTVVRPYEQIVRQIQDAIRDRSLSEGDRLPTERELAETFGVSRSVVREAIKVLSAQGLVEARQGSGLYVRNRPVDSVSRAIVLSVSPDLGSVDRLFEFRSLLEVDAARLAAARASDEQIVAFRQIVAGYRPGPEGEPNWESFSFVDNTLHEAIAEAAGNPYLSVMVESVRQLMQDIVVLIADHPGSIDEAMRHHRRIVEAIAQRDSDLAARAMDEHVAYSANVVQTQVAKRNLLLEGSKEEPTIE from the coding sequence ATGAGCTTTTCCGCAGTCACGGTCGTCCGCCCCTACGAGCAGATCGTCCGTCAGATACAAGACGCGATCCGGGACCGCAGCCTTTCGGAAGGGGATCGCCTTCCGACTGAGCGTGAGCTGGCTGAAACCTTTGGCGTCAGCCGCAGCGTGGTGCGGGAGGCGATCAAGGTGCTGTCTGCGCAGGGGTTGGTCGAGGCGCGTCAGGGGAGCGGGCTCTATGTCCGCAACCGCCCGGTCGATTCGGTGTCGCGCGCGATCGTGCTCTCGGTCTCACCCGATCTCGGCTCAGTCGATCGCCTCTTCGAGTTCCGGAGCTTGTTGGAGGTCGACGCTGCGCGATTGGCAGCGGCAAGAGCGTCGGATGAACAGATCGTTGCCTTCCGCCAGATCGTCGCCGGTTATCGCCCCGGGCCGGAAGGTGAGCCGAATTGGGAGAGCTTTTCCTTCGTCGACAACACCCTGCATGAGGCGATCGCGGAAGCAGCTGGCAATCCCTATCTCTCCGTCATGGTCGAGAGTGTGCGCCAGCTCATGCAGGACATCGTGGTGCTGATCGCGGATCACCCCGGCTCGATCGACGAAGCCATGCGCCATCACCGCCGCATCGTCGAGGCAATCGCCCAGCGCGATTCCGACCTTGCTGCCCGCGCGATGGACGAACATGTTGCCTATTCGGCCAACGTAGTGCAAACCCAGGTAGCCAAGCGAAACCTGCTGCTCGAAGGATCGAAGGAGGAGCCAACTATCGAATAA
- a CDS encoding extracellular solute-binding protein, whose protein sequence is MKNAKLTRRGLMGAGAGLGAAALVGKSAMAAPASGRKVTRTSNQEEITLNVFVHANHPFDLVKPIYEAKYPNVKLNMMEQNDVAILRAAITAKEGVPDIFWPEIDMVQELGKTGVLLDTTDIVTADKDNLSPGKTAECFIPSTEKYAAFPGDIATVGIYFRQDKLDEAGVTLPDSWTWDEFLEIGKTIKDATGAASLVIPTTGTQSSAYLWSFILCQLGGGITNADGTEVTFDNDLGIQAMTIAQKLYQADIAIDEEPFEENYFAEIAAGNVAATPQAVWYRGFGIEPNATDEQGGLGQWRVALLPSAGEGSLLTANLGGAAIASTIYTEHPEEVKNFMVTALGTMEGAEACGQWGILPPYLPYLQSESWNAVRSEAFGEFNFNAVWTQAVDQYPATWYKQPVFGEAMTTIGAGIIPILAGDTDITEGLKALGDQVRELNSRYQ, encoded by the coding sequence ATGAAGAACGCGAAACTCACCCGCCGCGGCCTGATGGGCGCAGGCGCCGGACTGGGCGCCGCCGCCCTGGTCGGCAAGAGCGCGATGGCCGCCCCGGCGTCGGGACGAAAGGTCACCCGGACCAGCAACCAGGAAGAGATCACGCTGAACGTTTTCGTTCACGCGAATCATCCGTTCGATCTGGTCAAGCCGATCTACGAAGCCAAGTATCCGAACGTCAAGCTCAACATGATGGAGCAGAACGACGTTGCGATTCTGCGCGCCGCGATCACCGCGAAAGAAGGGGTGCCGGACATCTTCTGGCCAGAGATCGACATGGTGCAGGAGCTCGGCAAGACCGGCGTGCTCCTCGACACCACCGATATCGTGACCGCCGACAAGGACAATCTCTCGCCCGGCAAGACCGCCGAATGCTTCATTCCGTCCACTGAGAAGTACGCCGCGTTCCCGGGCGACATCGCCACCGTCGGCATCTACTTTCGGCAGGACAAGCTCGACGAAGCCGGTGTGACGCTGCCGGATTCGTGGACCTGGGATGAGTTCCTCGAAATCGGCAAGACGATCAAGGACGCGACTGGCGCGGCGTCGTTGGTGATTCCGACCACAGGCACCCAATCCTCGGCCTATCTCTGGTCGTTCATTCTCTGCCAGCTCGGCGGAGGCATCACCAATGCCGATGGCACCGAAGTGACCTTCGACAACGATCTGGGCATCCAGGCAATGACGATTGCCCAGAAGCTGTATCAGGCCGACATTGCCATCGACGAAGAACCGTTCGAGGAGAACTACTTCGCCGAGATTGCGGCTGGCAATGTCGCGGCGACTCCGCAGGCCGTCTGGTATCGGGGTTTCGGCATCGAGCCGAATGCCACCGACGAGCAGGGCGGTCTCGGACAGTGGCGCGTGGCGCTCCTGCCATCGGCCGGAGAAGGATCGTTGCTCACCGCCAACCTGGGTGGCGCGGCCATCGCTTCGACCATCTACACCGAGCATCCGGAAGAGGTGAAGAACTTCATGGTGACCGCGCTTGGCACCATGGAGGGGGCAGAGGCGTGTGGGCAATGGGGCATTCTGCCGCCATATCTGCCCTATTTGCAGAGCGAGTCGTGGAACGCGGTGCGCAGCGAAGCGTTTGGCGAGTTCAACTTCAACGCTGTTTGGACGCAGGCGGTCGATCAATATCCGGCCACCTGGTACAAGCAGCCGGTCTTTGGCGAGGCCATGACCACGATCGGCGCGGGAATCATTCCGATCCTGGCCGGCGACACCGATATCACCGAAGGGCTGAAGGCCCTTGGAGATCAGGTGCGCGAACTGAACAGCCGCTATCAGTAG
- a CDS encoding sugar ABC transporter permease, with product MSSTSATQNLPVQQPKQRGALARTLREHWQDYLFISPFFILFAIFFAYPIFWAFELSFQKWNGVGEPEWVGLDNYRFVLNDPVTHQMFYNTFRFLVLIVPLGIILPLVFGVLLNFAFLRLRGIFRTLIFIPTVSSLVGIGIVWKLLFGAANGWLNAILAHVGLGPYKWLKDPQLAQVPIVTLALWGSLGFTTLIVLGGLQAIDEEIYDAAKIDGASGFNQFRNITLPLLRPVIVFLLITTTIMVMTLFSQPYIVTKGGPSNQTLTPLLHIYNIGIGSQGAARVGDASALTFILSLIMITVVVMQFLITRRRESI from the coding sequence ATGAGCTCGACGAGCGCAACTCAGAACCTACCTGTCCAACAACCGAAACAGCGTGGCGCGCTGGCTCGCACGCTACGGGAGCATTGGCAGGACTATCTGTTCATCTCTCCGTTTTTCATTCTGTTCGCGATCTTCTTCGCGTATCCGATCTTCTGGGCGTTCGAGCTCAGCTTTCAGAAATGGAATGGGGTGGGCGAGCCCGAATGGGTCGGACTCGACAACTACCGTTTCGTGCTGAACGACCCGGTCACGCACCAGATGTTCTACAACACCTTCCGCTTCCTGGTGCTCATCGTGCCGCTGGGTATCATCTTGCCGTTGGTCTTTGGGGTGCTGCTGAACTTCGCGTTCTTGCGCCTGCGCGGCATCTTCCGCACCTTGATCTTTATCCCGACGGTCAGCTCGCTCGTGGGGATCGGCATCGTCTGGAAGCTGCTGTTCGGCGCGGCCAACGGCTGGCTCAATGCGATCCTGGCGCATGTCGGACTTGGACCCTACAAGTGGCTCAAGGATCCGCAGCTCGCGCAGGTGCCGATCGTGACGCTGGCGCTTTGGGGATCGCTTGGCTTCACGACCCTGATCGTTCTGGGTGGCTTGCAGGCGATCGACGAGGAAATCTATGACGCCGCCAAGATCGACGGCGCATCGGGGTTCAACCAGTTCCGGAACATCACACTTCCCCTCCTGCGACCGGTGATCGTCTTCCTGTTGATCACGACCACCATCATGGTGATGACCCTTTTCAGTCAGCCATACATCGTGACCAAAGGCGGTCCGTCGAACCAAACACTGACACCGCTGCTCCACATCTACAACATCGGCATTGGCAGCCAGGGCGCCGCCCGGGTGGGCGACGCGTCGGCGCTGACCTTCATTCTCAGCCTGATCATGATCACGGTCGTAGTCATGCAATTCCTCATCACACGCCGCCGGGAGAGCATCTGA